From a region of the Prevotella melaninogenica genome:
- a CDS encoding FKBP-type peptidyl-prolyl cis-trans isomerase, with protein sequence MENNKHRLVVVSYELYNIENGEEQFLEKTEDLQPMQLYTGCDMALPAFEQEIVKFEKDADFKFSLTKEQAYGEHDDNSVLALDKATFSPNGVFDTENIYKDAVVPLQNENGQRFLGKVLDISDDKVTIDLNHPLAGKDLVFYGHVFENREASEEEVKDFFEQMNQHHCGGGCGGGCGSDNGGGCGCGGHEDGEGGCCGCH encoded by the coding sequence ATGGAGAATAATAAACATCGACTCGTTGTAGTCAGCTACGAACTATATAATATCGAAAATGGTGAGGAGCAATTCCTCGAAAAGACAGAAGATCTGCAGCCTATGCAGCTCTATACAGGTTGCGACATGGCGTTACCAGCCTTTGAGCAGGAGATTGTTAAGTTTGAAAAAGATGCAGACTTCAAGTTCTCTCTCACTAAGGAGCAGGCTTATGGGGAGCATGACGACAACAGTGTTTTAGCTCTCGACAAGGCTACCTTCTCTCCTAACGGAGTATTTGATACTGAGAACATCTATAAAGATGCAGTTGTTCCTTTGCAGAACGAAAATGGTCAGCGCTTCTTAGGAAAGGTTTTGGACATATCAGACGATAAAGTAACCATCGACCTCAACCACCCTCTTGCAGGAAAGGACCTTGTTTTCTATGGTCATGTCTTCGAGAATCGTGAGGCAAGTGAAGAAGAAGTAAAAGACTTCTTTGAGCAAATGAATCAGCATCACTGTGGTGGTGGATGTGGCGGAGGCTGCGGTAGCGACAACGGAGGTGGCTGTGGTTGCGGAGGCCATGAAGATGGAGAAGGAGGCTGCTGCGGCTGTCATTAA
- the aroC gene encoding chorismate synthase: MNTFGKLFTLTTFGESHGAAVGGIVDGMPAGVTIDTDFIQRELARRRPGQSHITTDRKEADQVELLSGVFEGKSTGAPIGFLVRNTNQHSKDYDNIRDIFRPSHADYTYYSKYGIRDYRGGGRASARITLSRVVAGALAKLVLRQQGISISAYTSQVGDILLEKDYHKYDLNLIESNPVRCPDPLKAKEMENLIAQVKREGDTIGGVISCVIKGCPVGLGEPEFGKLHAQLGAAMLSINAVKGFEYGEGFAGSSWRGSQQNDTFLPTGDGMQYPRCNVETNHSGGIQGGISNGEDIYFRVAFKPVATLLMEQQTVNMEGEATTMDVRGRHDPCVLPRAVPIVEAMAAMTILDALLISKTNRL; the protein is encoded by the coding sequence ATGAATACATTCGGAAAGCTCTTCACACTTACCACCTTCGGCGAAAGCCATGGAGCTGCCGTGGGTGGCATAGTTGATGGTATGCCAGCTGGTGTAACCATTGACACAGACTTCATTCAGCGCGAATTGGCACGTCGCCGACCAGGTCAAAGCCATATCACAACGGATAGAAAGGAAGCAGACCAAGTAGAACTGCTAAGCGGTGTGTTTGAGGGAAAGTCAACAGGTGCGCCCATTGGTTTTCTTGTTCGCAATACCAATCAACATTCAAAGGACTATGATAATATCCGTGACATCTTTCGTCCGTCACATGCCGACTATACATATTACAGCAAATATGGTATTCGTGACTATCGTGGAGGCGGTCGGGCGTCTGCTCGCATTACACTTTCACGTGTCGTAGCAGGAGCATTAGCCAAACTTGTGTTGCGCCAACAGGGTATCAGTATCTCTGCCTACACTTCACAAGTGGGCGACATTCTACTTGAGAAAGATTATCATAAATATGATTTAAATCTCATTGAGTCAAACCCAGTTCGCTGTCCCGACCCATTAAAAGCAAAGGAGATGGAGAACCTAATAGCACAGGTAAAGCGCGAAGGAGACACCATCGGTGGCGTTATTTCTTGCGTTATCAAAGGCTGCCCAGTGGGCTTAGGCGAACCAGAATTTGGAAAACTTCATGCACAATTAGGTGCTGCTATGCTTAGTATCAACGCTGTGAAGGGTTTTGAATATGGTGAAGGGTTTGCTGGTTCTTCATGGAGAGGTAGCCAGCAAAACGACACTTTCCTACCAACTGGCGATGGTATGCAATACCCAAGATGCAATGTAGAAACGAACCATAGCGGTGGCATACAGGGTGGAATCAGTAACGGAGAGGATATTTACTTCCGTGTTGCATTCAAACCTGTCGCAACCCTGCTTATGGAACAGCAGACGGTGAACATGGAGGGTGAGGCAACAACGATGGATGTACGTGGTCGACATGATCCTTGTGTCTTACCTCGCGCAGTCCCTATTGTTGAGGCTATGGCTGCAATGACAATACTTGACGCATTGCTGATAAGTAAGACTAACAGACTGTAA
- a CDS encoding isochorismatase family protein, with the protein MKKLLLIVDPQIDFITGTLPVAGAAEAMDALAKYVKEKGNEYTVKIVTADWHPYHHSSFADEGGMWPRHCVQHSVGAALWQSLLVALNESKGGFTLLYKGDRIEKDEYSIMQNEASAGVLHQLIKALKIEQIDVCGLAGDICVLDTAKDLKDVIGSTKLNVLEAYSPSLDGGTALSAFIASL; encoded by the coding sequence ATGAAAAAGCTATTGTTAATAGTCGATCCACAAATCGACTTTATTACAGGAACACTTCCTGTAGCAGGCGCAGCCGAGGCAATGGATGCGCTGGCAAAGTATGTAAAGGAAAAAGGTAATGAATATACCGTGAAGATTGTTACAGCAGATTGGCATCCTTATCATCATAGTTCGTTTGCTGATGAGGGTGGAATGTGGCCACGCCATTGTGTACAACATTCTGTTGGAGCAGCTCTTTGGCAATCACTATTGGTTGCTCTTAATGAATCAAAGGGTGGCTTCACCTTATTGTATAAGGGTGATAGGATAGAGAAGGATGAGTATTCTATTATGCAAAATGAAGCTTCTGCGGGTGTTCTCCATCAATTAATTAAGGCTTTGAAGATAGAACAGATAGATGTTTGTGGCTTGGCTGGAGATATCTGTGTACTGGATACTGCGAAGGATTTAAAGGACGTTATTGGCAGTACAAAGCTCAATGTACTTGAAGCTTATTCACCTTCTTTGGACGGTGGAACGGCTTTAAGTGCTTTTATTGCAAGCCTATAA
- a CDS encoding DUF421 domain-containing protein, protein MIDFIQPYIGITLKLVTGMIGILAFLRITGKAQMAQLTPLDTVSAFVIGALVGGVLYNPDMSMWHILFALAVWTGFNMLVRFAMRSARLRHIIKGESVFLVKNGVINFKNFKRNSLEMEQFRLLLRQKGIFSMFEVEDVLFEANGAVTVLPTGKTADSFLLVNNGEFVASGLMQSGRSQAWALRVIKKNGFNGPGELFCMEWTPGTGIYFVTYDGHVKRGVVEVDAQEIEPDNAQV, encoded by the coding sequence ATGATTGATTTTATTCAACCTTACATAGGCATTACCTTGAAACTTGTTACGGGTATGATAGGTATCTTGGCTTTTCTGCGTATTACAGGAAAAGCTCAGATGGCACAACTTACGCCACTTGATACTGTAAGTGCCTTTGTAATTGGTGCTTTAGTCGGTGGTGTCTTGTACAATCCAGATATGTCTATGTGGCATATTCTCTTTGCTTTGGCAGTGTGGACAGGCTTTAATATGCTCGTTCGCTTTGCTATGCGTTCTGCCCGTCTACGTCATATTATCAAAGGAGAGAGCGTTTTCCTTGTGAAGAATGGCGTTATTAACTTTAAGAATTTTAAGCGTAATAGCCTTGAAATGGAGCAGTTCCGTTTGCTATTAAGACAAAAGGGAATCTTCTCTATGTTTGAAGTTGAGGATGTTTTGTTTGAAGCAAATGGTGCAGTGACAGTTCTACCAACCGGTAAGACAGCTGATTCATTCTTACTTGTTAACAATGGCGAGTTCGTAGCGAGTGGTCTTATGCAGAGTGGTCGTTCACAGGCATGGGCATTACGCGTTATCAAGAAGAATGGTTTTAATGGTCCAGGAGAACTCTTCTGTATGGAATGGACACCGGGTACGGGTATTTACTTTGTTACTTACGATGGTCACGTTAAGCGTGGAGTGGTAGAAGTAGATGCTCAAGAGATTGAACCAGACAACGCACAAGTATAG
- a CDS encoding DUF4339 domain-containing protein — protein MEYYIKINEEKRGPYSLNELAERKLDATTLVMPTDGVEWVPANQIEELRTLFESKDSINKAEKTEEIPFVEARPIIQTAQQEAVQQPQAAPKKKSHTGCLIGILLTLVVLVAVMVVTCPKTEQHKEVLSTVITTTVNNAVNDNDNLTGNTFIDNAFKTVSNAFAGKVIETAVDNLVTVDNYVVCSLGKVHYEGKDHIVSLGVFGHIFTVDEDDLREAAEQYYKKEEINMKEQLKKKAQKMLQENIIAPATSAIEGLLGSAMDGLLDEIGLDNQPSKHSKKKSVEADSI, from the coding sequence ATGGAATACTATATCAAGATTAATGAAGAAAAGAGAGGTCCTTATAGCCTCAACGAATTAGCCGAAAGAAAACTGGATGCTACAACGTTAGTAATGCCAACAGATGGTGTAGAATGGGTTCCTGCTAACCAAATAGAAGAACTTCGCACACTCTTTGAGAGTAAGGATTCTATCAACAAGGCAGAGAAAACAGAAGAAATACCTTTTGTTGAGGCAAGACCTATCATACAAACAGCACAACAAGAAGCAGTTCAGCAGCCACAAGCAGCACCTAAGAAGAAGAGTCACACTGGTTGTCTTATCGGTATTTTGCTCACGTTGGTTGTCTTGGTTGCAGTGATGGTTGTTACTTGTCCAAAGACAGAACAACACAAGGAAGTACTCTCTACCGTTATCACTACTACTGTAAATAATGCTGTAAATGACAACGATAATCTTACAGGCAACACCTTCATCGACAACGCTTTCAAAACAGTCAGCAATGCCTTTGCTGGTAAGGTGATTGAGACTGCTGTTGATAACCTCGTCACTGTCGACAACTATGTTGTATGTTCATTAGGTAAGGTACACTATGAAGGCAAAGATCATATCGTATCTTTAGGTGTCTTCGGCCATATCTTTACTGTTGATGAAGATGACCTTCGGGAAGCTGCAGAGCAGTATTACAAGAAAGAAGAAATCAACATGAAGGAACAACTTAAGAAAAAAGCACAGAAGATGTTGCAGGAAAACATCATTGCACCTGCAACCTCAGCCATAGAAGGACTATTGGGAAGTGCTATGGACGGGCTTCTTGATGAAATTGGCTTAGATAATCAACCCTCAAAACATAGTAAGAAAAAGTCAGTGGAAGCCGATTCTATCTAA
- a CDS encoding DUF481 domain-containing protein produces the protein MIKKILLSLLVLLAHLPIYSQMLFSENLTMNIDSTKTIQGTLLPVLDFKTEQENILTLKNTANLNVLIKHKRVINLINKLEFSTYGKKITVSGGFVHVEYRYLLSPSIEIYPYAESQWAGSRGMEFKVSSGLQSRYQLINKEKVQLLVAAGLFYEFEKWKNPTPNANPLYAYSRSIKSHLSVSFKHHINDHWELTTTAIHQAKPDSYTKAARFGGAADLKYNITPNIGINGAYRVIYDTAPIVPIRKTYTTVEVGLSVSF, from the coding sequence ATGATAAAAAAAATACTTCTATCACTATTGGTACTATTGGCTCATTTACCAATATACTCCCAAATGCTCTTTTCAGAGAATCTAACAATGAATATTGATAGTACAAAGACGATACAAGGTACATTATTACCTGTATTGGATTTCAAGACTGAGCAGGAGAATATTCTCACTCTTAAGAATACAGCCAACCTTAATGTCTTGATAAAGCACAAGCGTGTCATCAACTTAATCAACAAATTAGAGTTCTCTACATATGGTAAGAAAATAACGGTAAGTGGAGGATTTGTACACGTTGAATATCGCTATCTGTTAAGTCCTTCGATTGAGATTTATCCTTATGCTGAGTCACAATGGGCTGGTAGCCGTGGTATGGAGTTTAAGGTTTCATCAGGTTTACAATCACGTTATCAGCTCATTAACAAGGAGAAAGTGCAACTTCTTGTTGCTGCAGGATTGTTCTATGAATTTGAGAAATGGAAAAACCCTACTCCTAATGCCAACCCTTTATATGCTTATAGTCGCAGTATTAAGAGTCATCTCTCGGTAAGCTTTAAGCATCATATTAATGACCATTGGGAGCTAACAACCACTGCTATCCACCAAGCAAAGCCAGACAGTTATACTAAGGCTGCCCGATTCGGTGGCGCAGCAGACTTAAAGTATAATATTACACCAAACATTGGCATAAATGGTGCCTACCGCGTTATCTACGACACAGCACCAATTGTACCAATTAGAAAGACTTATACAACCGTAGAGGTTGGTCTTAGTGTATCATTCTAA
- a CDS encoding endonuclease/exonuclease/phosphatase family protein, whose amino-acid sequence MRILLTFFFLLSTFLSVAQSRLTIVELNTENLFDTRHDTLKNDYEFLPDSPRHWTRTKYWQKLNRIGQTIIACGEDSSGWTLPDIVGLCEVENDSVLFDLTRRSLLRKACYEYVMTASNDARGIDVALLYSPFSFRLIKADTIRVIPMKEMRPTRDILHVEGEIESGDTLHVFLLHAPSRMGGEVYSRPFRMHVMERLCNVIDSLRSAYTDPKLLVMGDFNDYADSPSLQRAYEHGLINISAGVHGRNGAKGTYRYHGEWGSLDQILVSVNLRSWVTDCRINDASFLLEEDTKYGGVKPRRNYNGMRFNNGFSDHLPLVLRLQH is encoded by the coding sequence ATGCGTATCTTGTTAACCTTTTTCTTCTTGTTGAGTACTTTTTTATCTGTAGCTCAAAGTCGTTTGACGATTGTCGAACTCAATACTGAGAACTTATTTGATACTCGGCATGATACTTTGAAGAATGATTATGAGTTCTTACCTGACTCTCCTCGCCATTGGACACGTACGAAGTATTGGCAGAAACTGAATAGGATAGGGCAGACAATCATTGCTTGTGGCGAAGATAGTAGTGGTTGGACACTGCCTGATATTGTAGGTTTATGCGAGGTAGAGAACGATAGTGTACTCTTTGATCTTACTCGTCGTTCCTTGTTGCGAAAAGCTTGTTATGAATATGTGATGACAGCTTCGAATGATGCGCGTGGTATAGATGTGGCGTTATTGTATTCTCCTTTTTCTTTCCGTTTGATAAAAGCCGATACGATACGTGTCATACCCATGAAGGAAATGCGCCCAACTCGGGATATTCTACACGTAGAAGGTGAAATCGAAAGCGGTGATACGCTACACGTTTTCCTACTTCATGCACCAAGTCGAATGGGTGGCGAAGTTTATTCTCGTCCTTTTAGGATGCATGTGATGGAGCGGTTGTGTAACGTTATAGACTCTCTTCGTAGTGCGTATACAGACCCGAAACTGTTAGTGATGGGCGACTTTAATGATTATGCAGATAGCCCTTCACTACAACGTGCGTACGAACATGGATTGATTAATATATCTGCGGGAGTACATGGACGTAATGGGGCGAAGGGAACTTATCGTTATCATGGAGAATGGGGAAGTTTAGATCAGATACTCGTAAGTGTAAACCTGCGTTCGTGGGTAACAGATTGTCGTATCAATGATGCGTCGTTTCTATTAGAAGAAGATACAAAATACGGCGGAGTAAAGCCCCGCCGTAATTATAATGGTATGCGTTTCAATAATGGATTTAGCGACCATCTTCCACTTGTTCTGCGTCTCCAGCATTAA
- a CDS encoding prephenate dehydrogenase, producing the protein MKILIMGAGKMGSFFIDLLSFDHEVAAYERDARRLRFTYNCQRFTSLEEVKGFQPELVINAVTVKYTIPAFEEVLPILPKDCILSDISSVKTGLKGWYDQCGHPYVSTHPMFGPTFANLNQLSEENAIIISEGDYMGRIFFKDLYQRLGLNIYEYSFEEHDKTVAYSLSIPFVSTFVFAAVMKHQDAPGTTFKRHMQIAKGVLNEDDYLLQEILFNPYRYDQVAQIRTELKELLQIIDDKDAAGMKAYLTKIRNHVARDIEIKK; encoded by the coding sequence ATGAAAATACTGATTATGGGAGCAGGTAAGATGGGAAGTTTCTTCATCGACTTGCTTAGTTTCGATCATGAAGTGGCGGCATACGAAAGGGATGCACGCCGTCTTCGCTTTACTTATAATTGTCAGAGATTTACATCTTTAGAGGAGGTGAAAGGCTTTCAGCCAGAGCTTGTTATCAATGCGGTAACGGTAAAGTATACGATACCTGCTTTTGAAGAAGTACTGCCAATATTGCCGAAGGATTGCATCTTATCAGACATTAGTTCGGTGAAGACAGGTTTGAAGGGCTGGTACGACCAATGTGGACACCCTTATGTCTCTACGCACCCAATGTTCGGTCCAACCTTTGCCAATCTCAATCAGCTAAGTGAAGAGAATGCTATCATCATCAGTGAGGGCGATTATATGGGTCGAATCTTCTTTAAAGACCTCTATCAAAGGTTAGGTTTGAATATTTATGAGTATAGCTTCGAGGAACACGATAAGACGGTAGCTTATTCATTGAGTATTCCGTTCGTTTCTACCTTTGTCTTTGCTGCTGTGATGAAGCATCAAGATGCACCAGGAACAACCTTTAAACGACACATGCAGATAGCTAAGGGAGTTCTGAACGAAGATGATTATCTGCTTCAAGAAATCCTCTTTAATCCTTATAGGTATGACCAAGTAGCACAGATACGCACAGAGTTAAAAGAGTTGTTGCAGATTATTGACGATAAAGATGCTGCAGGAATGAAAGCGTATCTGACTAAGATACGTAATCATGTGGCACGAGATATTGAGATAAAGAAATAA
- a CDS encoding bifunctional 3-deoxy-7-phosphoheptulonate synthase/chorismate mutase type II, with the protein MELELEPLRLPSDKERPLVIAGPCSAETEEQVMSTARNLAAKGCHIFRAGVWKPRTKPGGFEGNGEMALPWMQRVKEETGMMISTEVATPEHVEVALKYGMDILWVGARTSANPFAMQALADALQGIDIPVLVKNPVNPDLELWIGALQRLNQAGLKRLGVIHRGFSSYDKKIYRNAPMWQIPIELRRRIPGLPIICDPSHIGGRRDLIAPLCQQAMDLGFDGLIVESHCTPEKAWSDAEQQVTPDILDYILSLLVVRDHASTTEGLRFLRAQIDEIDNSLMGLLAKRFRICREIGTFKKEHNMTILQAGRYSEILEKRGTQASLCGMDANFAAQVFELIHEESVRQQLEVVNK; encoded by the coding sequence ATGGAATTAGAGTTAGAGCCTTTGCGACTTCCGAGCGACAAGGAACGTCCATTAGTCATTGCAGGTCCTTGTTCGGCTGAAACAGAAGAACAAGTGATGTCTACGGCACGTAATCTTGCTGCCAAAGGGTGCCATATCTTCCGTGCTGGTGTATGGAAACCACGTACGAAACCGGGTGGTTTTGAGGGTAATGGAGAGATGGCTTTACCATGGATGCAGCGTGTAAAGGAAGAGACTGGTATGATGATTTCAACCGAGGTGGCGACACCTGAGCATGTTGAAGTGGCTCTGAAGTATGGTATGGATATCCTTTGGGTAGGTGCAAGAACATCTGCCAACCCCTTTGCCATGCAGGCTTTGGCTGATGCTTTGCAAGGAATAGATATCCCTGTATTGGTAAAGAACCCAGTCAATCCTGACCTTGAGCTGTGGATTGGTGCACTTCAAAGACTCAATCAAGCCGGCTTGAAACGTTTAGGAGTTATCCATCGAGGTTTCTCAAGCTATGATAAGAAGATCTATAGAAATGCACCTATGTGGCAGATTCCTATAGAGTTGCGTAGAAGAATACCAGGGCTTCCTATAATCTGTGACCCAAGTCATATTGGTGGTCGTCGCGATTTGATAGCGCCACTATGCCAACAAGCTATGGACTTAGGCTTTGATGGTTTGATCGTAGAGAGTCATTGTACTCCAGAGAAGGCGTGGAGCGACGCAGAACAGCAGGTGACTCCTGATATTCTTGATTATATTCTGTCTCTTTTGGTAGTGCGTGATCATGCCTCTACAACCGAAGGATTAAGATTTCTTCGTGCGCAAATAGACGAAATTGATAACTCTTTAATGGGACTTCTTGCCAAGCGTTTCCGTATTTGTCGTGAGATAGGAACCTTTAAGAAAGAGCATAATATGACCATTCTCCAAGCTGGTAGATATAGTGAAATCCTCGAAAAGCGTGGTACACAAGCAAGTCTTTGCGGTATGGATGCCAACTTTGCTGCTCAAGTCTTTGAACTCATACATGAGGAGAGTGTACGTCAGCAGTTGGAGGTTGTGAATAAGTAG
- a CDS encoding pyridoxal phosphate-dependent aminotransferase — MIQPAKRVHEVQEYYFSRKLKEVAKMNAEGKDVISLAIGSPDMPPSKQTIDKLCEVAAQATEHGYQPTIGTTELRSAMAGFYKRWYGVDVDATTEVQPLIGSKEGILHVTLAFVNPGEQVLVPNPGYPTYTALSRLLGAEVVTYDLREDNGWQPDFEALEQMDLSRVRLMWTNYPNMPTGGNACRETYQRLVDFARRHDIVVVNDNPYSFILNEGEKLSLLQVPGAKDCCIEFNSLSKSYNMPGWRVGMCVSNPTFISWILKVKSNIDSGTFRGIQLAAAEAMNTNTDEWHQQYNVEVYRHRRGIAEEIMTLLGCTFDKTQVGMFLWGKIPEKYADVEQLTERVLHEARVFIAPGFIFGSNGRRYVRISLCAKDELMMKARNRIASLEW; from the coding sequence ATGATACAGCCAGCAAAAAGGGTGCATGAAGTACAGGAATACTACTTCTCACGTAAATTAAAAGAGGTTGCAAAGATGAATGCAGAGGGAAAAGATGTTATCTCTTTGGCAATTGGTAGTCCAGATATGCCACCTTCAAAGCAAACTATTGATAAGCTTTGTGAGGTAGCTGCTCAAGCTACAGAGCATGGCTATCAACCCACAATCGGTACAACAGAACTCCGTTCTGCTATGGCTGGCTTTTATAAACGATGGTATGGCGTTGACGTTGATGCGACAACAGAGGTCCAGCCGCTTATTGGTTCTAAGGAAGGAATCCTACATGTAACCTTAGCTTTTGTTAATCCTGGCGAGCAGGTGTTAGTTCCGAATCCAGGTTATCCTACTTATACAGCGCTCTCTCGACTATTGGGTGCAGAGGTTGTCACTTATGATTTGAGGGAAGACAATGGCTGGCAACCTGACTTCGAGGCTTTGGAGCAAATGGACTTAAGCCGAGTTCGCCTGATGTGGACCAACTATCCGAATATGCCTACAGGTGGAAATGCTTGTCGTGAAACCTATCAACGGTTAGTAGACTTTGCTCGTCGTCACGATATTGTCGTGGTAAATGATAATCCCTATTCGTTTATTCTCAACGAAGGGGAGAAGTTGAGCCTGTTACAAGTACCTGGTGCAAAGGACTGTTGCATAGAATTCAATTCCCTTTCGAAGTCTTATAATATGCCAGGTTGGCGTGTCGGAATGTGCGTTAGTAACCCAACCTTTATCTCGTGGATATTGAAAGTGAAGAGTAACATAGACTCTGGAACCTTCCGTGGCATTCAGTTAGCGGCAGCAGAAGCCATGAATACGAATACAGATGAATGGCATCAGCAATATAATGTAGAGGTTTATCGTCATCGTAGAGGTATTGCAGAAGAGATAATGACACTGTTAGGTTGCACCTTTGATAAGACTCAAGTCGGTATGTTCCTATGGGGTAAAATACCTGAGAAGTATGCTGATGTTGAACAGTTGACAGAGCGTGTGTTGCATGAGGCACGTGTGTTTATTGCGCCAGGCTTCATTTTTGGAAGCAATGGTCGGCGTTATGTGCGCATCTCCCTATGTGCAAAAGACGAGCTAATGATGAAAGCACGCAACCGAATTGCATCTTTAGAATGGTAA
- a CDS encoding prephenate dehydratase: MKRIAIQGERGSFHDIAAHTYFTDEQVELMCCATFEEVFEIVADDSTAIAMLAIENTIAGSLLHNYELLRESGATVVGEQRLHIQHCICCLPDDDWSTIKEVHSHPVALMQCRSFLSNHPNIKAVEAEDTAGSAAYIAENQCHGCAAICSADAARLYGMKILEDSIEDNKHNFTRFLVACHPQKADALRSLTEVNKASVVFSLPHEEGSLSKVLTILSFYDINLTKIQSLPIIGHEWEYLFYVDLTFDNFTRYRQAIDAITPLVKSIKILGEYKEN, encoded by the coding sequence ATGAAACGAATAGCTATACAAGGAGAACGAGGAAGTTTTCATGATATTGCTGCCCATACATATTTTACAGATGAGCAAGTGGAACTCATGTGTTGCGCTACCTTTGAGGAAGTGTTTGAGATAGTGGCTGATGATTCTACAGCTATTGCCATGCTTGCAATAGAGAATACGATAGCAGGGAGTCTGTTGCACAATTATGAATTACTACGGGAATCAGGCGCAACGGTGGTAGGAGAGCAGCGACTTCATATCCAGCATTGTATCTGTTGTCTGCCAGATGATGACTGGTCAACTATTAAAGAGGTTCATTCTCATCCTGTTGCGCTCATGCAATGTCGTTCGTTTCTTAGTAATCATCCTAATATAAAAGCAGTGGAAGCCGAGGATACGGCTGGCTCGGCAGCTTATATAGCAGAGAATCAATGTCATGGTTGTGCTGCTATTTGTTCTGCTGATGCGGCAAGACTTTATGGAATGAAGATATTGGAAGACTCTATAGAAGACAATAAGCATAACTTTACGCGTTTCCTCGTAGCTTGTCATCCACAGAAGGCTGATGCTCTTCGCTCATTGACAGAGGTGAATAAGGCGAGTGTCGTATTCTCTCTTCCACATGAAGAAGGTTCTTTGAGTAAGGTGTTAACTATCCTTTCCTTCTATGATATTAATCTTACGAAGATTCAATCACTCCCTATTATTGGACACGAGTGGGAGTATCTCTTCTATGTCGATTTGACCTTCGATAACTTTACTCGCTATCGTCAGGCGATAGATGCCATTACGCCTTTGGTGAAGAGTATCAAAATCTTAGGAGAATATAAGGAGAATTAG
- a CDS encoding aldose epimerase: MKQLYAILTVAMLSVFLCSHAQEQVQIRLVNGNGMEAVISNYGARLVSLTAHNWNGRLEPVVKGYTNKEEYLKDRTLGATLIYFGKNNEETLSGKMWELVSSDSQSVTLRYVTSLGENGLDGKLNVTVTYTLSDQNALDVDYRITTTAETKLEVTNGICFNLSGEMHRSILKQHLWIDAVQINTYNVKRQLTGVLQRIKNTPFDFTKPREIGERIKSTSKGYDNAYQLRHPDNMQKAAAILFDAQSGRAMTVYSSEPTLNINTYGKESCGISLQPVHAGYNSGMDKVSNELHPGQVFHGATVFFFTTDPPLIMRTK, encoded by the coding sequence ATGAAGCAGTTATATGCAATACTGACAGTAGCAATGCTTAGCGTTTTTCTCTGTTCACACGCACAAGAGCAGGTACAAATCCGACTTGTGAACGGAAATGGTATGGAGGCGGTTATCAGTAACTATGGTGCTCGCCTTGTCTCGCTTACTGCCCACAACTGGAATGGTAGGTTGGAGCCTGTCGTAAAAGGATATACCAATAAGGAGGAGTATTTGAAAGATAGAACCTTAGGGGCTACGCTCATCTACTTTGGCAAGAATAATGAAGAAACACTATCAGGCAAGATGTGGGAACTTGTTAGCTCTGACAGCCAATCAGTTACACTACGATATGTGACTTCACTGGGAGAGAATGGATTAGATGGTAAGCTAAATGTCACAGTTACTTACACCCTATCTGACCAGAATGCCCTTGATGTAGACTATCGTATTACAACGACAGCTGAAACCAAGTTGGAAGTAACAAATGGTATTTGCTTCAACTTATCAGGAGAGATGCACCGCTCCATCCTCAAACAACATCTTTGGATTGATGCTGTTCAGATAAACACCTACAACGTTAAAAGACAGTTGACAGGTGTACTTCAACGTATAAAGAACACACCATTCGACTTTACAAAACCAAGAGAAATTGGTGAACGTATTAAGAGTACGAGCAAGGGATATGACAATGCCTATCAGCTGCGACATCCTGATAACATGCAGAAGGCTGCAGCAATCCTCTTTGATGCACAGAGTGGACGTGCTATGACAGTCTACTCAAGTGAACCAACACTTAATATTAACACATACGGTAAGGAGAGTTGTGGTATCTCATTGCAGCCAGTTCATGCTGGATATAACAGTGGTATGGATAAAGTTAGTAACGAATTGCATCCTGGACAGGTGTTCCATGGGGCAACGGTATTCTTCTTTACAACGGATCCTCCATTGATAATGCGTACCAAATAA